From Chryseobacterium sp. H1D6B, a single genomic window includes:
- the paaD gene encoding 1,2-phenylacetyl-CoA epoxidase subunit PaaD, producing the protein MNNLLNILTQVPDPEIPVINIVELGIVREAKVTSENSCEVTITPTYSACPAMFTIEEDIMKIMKENGWDAKVVTKMFPIWTTDWLTDEAREKLRVYGISPPEKGADEHHIGKPKKCPRCGSMNSKQISRFGSTLCKASYQCLDCLEPFDYFKCH; encoded by the coding sequence TTGAATAATTTATTAAACATATTAACTCAAGTCCCCGATCCGGAAATTCCGGTAATCAATATCGTGGAATTAGGTATTGTGAGAGAAGCGAAAGTTACGAGCGAGAATTCTTGTGAAGTAACCATTACGCCGACTTATTCTGCCTGTCCCGCTATGTTTACCATTGAGGAAGACATCATGAAGATCATGAAAGAAAACGGTTGGGATGCAAAAGTAGTCACCAAAATGTTTCCGATCTGGACAACAGACTGGTTGACGGATGAAGCGAGAGAAAAACTCCGTGTGTATGGAATTTCACCTCCCGAAAAAGGAGCAGACGAACACCATATCGGGAAACCGAAAAAATGTCCGCGCTGCGGGTCAATGAATTCTAAGCAGATCAGCAGATTCGGGTCTACATTATGTAAGGCTTCTTATCAGTGTTTAGACTGTTTAGAGCCTTTTGATTATTTTAAATGCCACTAA
- the paaC gene encoding 1,2-phenylacetyl-CoA epoxidase subunit PaaC, translating into MKPLYNYLLKLADDSFIMGQRLSAWCGEGPYLEEDIALTNIALDELGQANNFYVYASRVADNGKSEDDLAFLRYEHEYVNAHWVELPNEDYAQTILKVYVFSVYQKLMYEALSNSADEELSALAQKSLKEVRYHYTHASSWMKIFAQGTEESKARLMKSLENIWEYTKGLFAKVEGEDDLIALNIAPNVDELYEQFITITEKDFAEYGLEYSKDHFMQPKSRTGYHTEYFGFILCELQYMQRAYPGCTW; encoded by the coding sequence ATGAAACCATTATATAATTATTTATTAAAACTAGCAGACGACAGTTTCATCATGGGACAAAGATTGTCTGCGTGGTGTGGTGAAGGTCCTTACCTAGAGGAAGACATTGCATTAACGAACATCGCGTTGGACGAACTTGGACAGGCGAATAACTTTTATGTTTACGCTTCAAGAGTTGCTGATAATGGTAAGAGCGAAGATGATTTAGCATTTTTAAGATACGAGCACGAATATGTAAACGCACATTGGGTTGAACTTCCGAATGAAGATTATGCGCAGACGATTCTTAAAGTATATGTTTTTTCTGTATATCAGAAATTGATGTACGAAGCATTATCAAATTCAGCAGATGAAGAACTTTCTGCTCTTGCTCAAAAATCGTTGAAAGAAGTGAGATATCACTATACACACGCTTCATCTTGGATGAAAATTTTTGCTCAGGGAACAGAAGAAAGTAAAGCTCGCTTAATGAAATCTCTTGAAAATATTTGGGAATATACGAAAGGCTTATTTGCAAAAGTTGAAGGAGAAGATGATTTAATTGCTCTAAACATCGCTCCAAATGTGGATGAGTTGTACGAGCAATTTATCACCATTACTGAAAAAGACTTTGCGGAATATGGATTAGAATATTCAAAAGACCATTTCATGCAGCCAAAATCAAGAACAGGATATCATACAGAATATTTCGGATTTATCCTTTGTGAGTTACAATATATGCAGAGAGCATATCCGGGATGTACTTGGTAG
- the paaA gene encoding 1,2-phenylacetyl-CoA epoxidase subunit PaaA — protein MDLEKFVQYVHEENKVEPKDVMPDDYRKLLVRQISQHAHSEIVGMLPEANWISRAPSLRRKMALLAKVQDEAGHGLYLYSATETLGNGTIRADRDATYEDMLEGKAKYSSIFNYPTLSWADIGAIGWLVDGAAIMNQVMLMGNSYGPYSRAMVKICKEESFHQRQGYEILMALCRGTKQQKEMAQASLNRFWWPALMMFGPNDDSSPNSKISMNYRVKRESNDSLRQRFIDVTVSQAEFLGLTMPDKDLKWNEERQHYDFGELPWDEFMEILKGNGPCNKKRLQTKVKAQQENLWVKEAAIAFAEKQQKEVI, from the coding sequence ATGGACTTAGAAAAATTTGTTCAATACGTTCACGAAGAAAATAAAGTGGAACCAAAAGATGTAATGCCCGATGATTACAGAAAACTATTGGTACGCCAGATCTCACAGCATGCCCATTCCGAAATTGTAGGAATGCTGCCGGAAGCCAACTGGATTTCCAGAGCTCCTTCATTAAGAAGAAAAATGGCTTTGTTAGCAAAAGTACAGGATGAAGCAGGACACGGCTTATACTTATATTCCGCTACTGAAACATTAGGAAACGGAACAATAAGGGCCGACAGAGATGCAACTTATGAAGATATGCTGGAAGGCAAAGCTAAATATTCAAGTATTTTCAATTATCCAACATTAAGCTGGGCAGATATTGGAGCGATAGGCTGGTTAGTAGACGGTGCTGCAATTATGAATCAAGTAATGCTGATGGGAAATTCTTACGGCCCTTATTCAAGAGCGATGGTGAAAATCTGTAAAGAAGAATCTTTTCACCAAAGACAGGGATACGAAATTTTGATGGCACTCTGCCGAGGAACAAAACAGCAGAAAGAAATGGCTCAGGCTTCGTTAAACCGTTTCTGGTGGCCGGCTCTAATGATGTTTGGTCCGAATGACGACAGCTCTCCAAACTCTAAAATTTCTATGAACTACAGAGTGAAACGTGAGAGTAACGACAGTCTCCGTCAGAGATTTATTGACGTTACTGTTTCTCAGGCTGAATTCTTGGGATTAACCATGCCGGATAAAGATCTGAAATGGAATGAAGAAAGACAGCATTACGATTTCGGTGAACTTCCTTGGGATGAATTCATGGAAATCTTAAAAGGAAACGGACCTTGTAACAAAAAAAGATTACAGACAAAAGTAAAAGCACAGCAGGAAAACCTTTGGGTAAAAGAAGCAGCGATCGCTTTTGCAGAGAAACAACAAAAAGAAGTAATATAA
- a CDS encoding 3-hydroxyacyl-CoA dehydrogenase NAD-binding domain-containing protein produces the protein MNVGIIGAGTMGVGIAQVAATAGCKVVLYDAQTPQIDKALSGLEKTLQKLVEKAKISQEKASDIRNNISKAGTLEDLKDSDLVIEAIIENKEIKTKVFTELETYVSETCIIASNTSSISITSLGAELKKPERFIGIHFFNPAPLMPLVEVIPSLLTEKSLAEKMYNLMKEWGKVPVIAKDIPGFIVNRIARPYYGEGLRIVEENIATAEQVDDAMKTLGNFKMGPFELMDLIGVDVNFSVTTTVYKDYFYDPKYKPSLLQQRMSEAKLHGRKTGKGFYDYTEGAEKPVPQKDDKLYQQIYLRIISMLVNEAVEAKRLGVANEEDIELAMQKGVNYPKGLLNWGKEIGYDKISETLQGLYEEYQEERYRQSPLLKKM, from the coding sequence ATGAATGTAGGAATTATTGGAGCAGGAACCATGGGCGTAGGTATTGCTCAGGTTGCCGCTACAGCAGGTTGTAAAGTTGTTTTATACGATGCACAAACTCCACAAATAGATAAAGCTCTTTCAGGCTTAGAGAAAACTCTCCAGAAATTGGTTGAAAAAGCTAAAATCTCTCAAGAAAAAGCCTCAGATATCAGAAACAATATCAGTAAAGCCGGGACCTTAGAGGATCTGAAAGATTCTGATCTGGTGATCGAAGCCATTATTGAAAATAAAGAAATTAAAACCAAAGTTTTTACAGAACTTGAAACCTATGTTTCTGAAACCTGTATCATCGCTTCCAATACCTCATCTATTTCTATTACTTCATTAGGAGCAGAATTAAAGAAACCGGAACGTTTCATTGGAATTCATTTTTTCAATCCAGCACCGTTAATGCCTTTAGTTGAGGTTATTCCTTCTTTATTAACAGAGAAATCTTTAGCGGAGAAAATGTATAATCTTATGAAAGAATGGGGAAAAGTTCCTGTGATTGCTAAAGATATTCCTGGATTTATCGTCAACAGAATTGCCCGTCCCTACTATGGAGAAGGATTAAGAATTGTTGAAGAAAATATTGCGACTGCAGAACAGGTGGATGATGCGATGAAAACTCTCGGAAATTTTAAAATGGGACCGTTTGAACTGATGGACCTCATCGGAGTAGATGTCAATTTTTCAGTAACAACCACCGTTTACAAAGATTATTTCTACGATCCGAAATATAAACCGTCTTTACTCCAGCAGCGTATGTCTGAAGCTAAACTTCACGGCAGAAAAACAGGGAAAGGTTTCTACGATTACACAGAAGGAGCTGAAAAACCTGTCCCTCAAAAAGATGACAAACTCTATCAGCAGATCTATTTAAGAATTATCTCTATGCTGGTAAATGAAGCCGTAGAAGCAAAAAGATTAGGAGTTGCTAATGAGGAAGACATTGAACTGGCAATGCAGAAAGGAGTCAATTATCCCAAAGGGTTATTGAACTGGGGAAAAGAGATCGGTTATGATAAAATTTCCGAAACCCTTCAGGGTCTTTATGAAGAATATCAGGAAGAACGATACAGACAAAGTCCTTTATTAAAAAAAATGTAA
- a CDS encoding enoyl-CoA hydratase-related protein encodes MYTQLDIETHFDGKLKIAYLNQPESLNALTKPSLGDLRDFIRECSDDETVRCVAISGRGRAFCSGQNLDDAFVQGNEHHDHDIIRKIVVDYYNPLVTEITHCRKPVIALVNGPAVGAGAMLALICDFVLANDKSYFAQAFSNIGLIPDTGGTYFLPKLLGRQLANYLAFTGKKLYAEEAKSYGLVAEVFTEEEFTSKSMEILEKLSSMPTAAIKLTKKAFAHSYDNTLKEQLDLEADLQQEAAGTEDFVEGVNAFLQKRKPNYKGK; translated from the coding sequence ATGTATACACAACTTGATATTGAAACGCATTTTGACGGAAAACTTAAAATCGCTTACCTCAACCAGCCGGAATCTCTAAATGCTCTTACAAAACCCTCTTTGGGAGATTTGAGAGACTTTATTCGTGAATGCAGCGACGATGAGACGGTAAGATGTGTAGCTATTTCCGGAAGGGGAAGGGCTTTCTGCTCAGGTCAAAACTTAGATGATGCTTTCGTACAGGGTAATGAACACCATGACCACGATATCATCAGAAAGATTGTTGTAGATTATTACAATCCTTTAGTTACGGAAATCACTCATTGCAGAAAACCTGTTATTGCATTGGTAAACGGGCCTGCAGTAGGAGCTGGTGCGATGTTAGCTTTAATCTGTGATTTCGTTTTGGCTAATGATAAATCTTATTTTGCTCAGGCATTTTCAAATATCGGATTAATTCCTGATACAGGTGGAACTTATTTCTTACCTAAGCTTTTAGGAAGACAATTAGCGAATTATTTAGCATTTACAGGCAAGAAATTATATGCTGAAGAAGCTAAATCTTACGGACTAGTAGCTGAGGTTTTCACTGAAGAAGAATTCACTTCAAAATCAATGGAAATCCTTGAAAAACTTTCCAGTATGCCGACAGCAGCAATCAAGTTAACAAAAAAAGCGTTTGCTCATTCTTATGACAATACATTGAAAGAACAGCTTGATTTAGAGGCAGATCTGCAACAGGAAGCAGCAGGAACAGAAGACTTCGTAGAAGGAGTGAATGCCTTTTTACAAAAAAGAAAGCCTAATTATAAAGGGAAATAA
- the paaB gene encoding 1,2-phenylacetyl-CoA epoxidase subunit PaaB — translation MANLDMWEVFIQTKPGLSHKHVGIVQAPTAEMALQNARDVYTRRKEGTSVWVVPSKYIVTSEGIDKEAFFDPADDKLYRHPTFYDIPNDVKNM, via the coding sequence ATGGCAAATTTAGATATGTGGGAAGTGTTTATTCAGACTAAACCGGGATTATCTCACAAACACGTTGGAATAGTACAGGCGCCAACAGCAGAAATGGCTTTGCAGAATGCAAGAGACGTTTATACAAGAAGAAAAGAAGGAACTTCTGTTTGGGTGGTTCCAAGTAAGTATATTGTGACTTCAGAAGGAATTGATAAGGAAGCTTTCTTTGATCCGGCAGATGATAAATTGTACCGTCACCCGACTTTCTACGATATCCCTAACGATGTGAAAAATATGTAA